In a genomic window of Erigeron canadensis isolate Cc75 chromosome 5, C_canadensis_v1, whole genome shotgun sequence:
- the LOC122601806 gene encoding peroxidase 20 yields MNNIVTLLLVALIALLQIKQSFCSNQPLVLSYYEETCPMLEEIVNRQVKIAVLKEPRMAASLLRLHFHDCFVLGCDASVLLDDFEGVPSEKNAGPNVNSLRGFEVIDEIKYLVEDACPCTVSCADLLAIVARDAVTMSGGPKWNVYLGRRDSTKASLKGANKFIPAPNSSLETLIANFQAQGLNIQDLVALSGSHTIGKAKCRSFRQRIYDYNDSEETSYNNHHNDNEFLRVLESICPKSGRDDSLAPLDLMTPTRFDNHYFHNIKRGQGLLISDNVLLSEDVEGEIRDIVWEFASDEEKFFESFAYSMIKMGNIDVLTGYHGEIRKNCRFVNT; encoded by the exons ATGAATAATATTGTGACATTATTGTTGGTAGCACTCATTGCAttattacaaatcaaacaaagtTTTTGTAGTAACCAGCCTCTTGTTCTAAGTTACTATGAAGAAACATGTCCCATGTTGGAAGAAATCGTTAATCGTCAAGTAAAAATTGCGGTTCTGAAAGAGCCTCGAATGGCTGCTTCACTTCTTCGCTTGCATTTCCATGACTGTTTTGTCTTG GGGTGCGATGCTTCGGTTCTACTAGATGATTTTGAGGGTGTGCCAAGTGAAAAGAATGCAGGACCTAACGTGAACTCGTTAAGAGGATTTGAAGTCATTGATGAGATAAAGTACCTTGTTGAAGATGCATGTCCTTGTACCGTTTCATGTGCAGACCTTCTAGCCATTGTTGCTAGGGATGCCGTCACTATG AGCGGCGGGCCTAAATGGAATGTGTATTTAGGAAGGAGAGACTCCACGAAAGCAAGCTTGAAAGGCGCAAACAAGTTCATTCCTGCTCCAAATTCTTCTTTGGAAACCCTCATTGCCAACTTCCAAGCTCAGGGTCTTAATATTCAAGATTTGGTTGCTCTTTCAG GTAGCCACACAATCGGAAAGGCAAAATGCAGGAGCTTTAGGCAAAGAATCTATGACTACAATGACTCAGAAGAAACCTCGTATAATAATCACCACAATGACAATGAATTCTTAAGAGTGTTGGAATCAATATGCCCAAAATCTGGAAGAGATGACTCTTTGGCACCATTAGATTTAATGACTCCAACTAGATTTGATAATCACTATTTTCACAACATAAAAAGGGGACAAGGACTTCTTATTTCTGACAACGTGTTGCTTTCTGAAGATGTTGAAGGGGAAATTCGAGACATCGTGTGGGAGTTTGCTTCAGACGAAGAAAAGTTCTTTGAGTCGTTTGCATATTCAATGATTAAAATGGGAAACATAGATGTACTCACAGGGTATCATGGTGAAATTAGAAAGAATTGTAGGTTTGTCAAcacctaa